One Choloepus didactylus isolate mChoDid1 chromosome 8, mChoDid1.pri, whole genome shotgun sequence DNA window includes the following coding sequences:
- the CD9 gene encoding CD9 antigen isoform X1 has translation MPVKGGIKCIKYLLFGFNFIFWLSGIAVLAIGLWLRFDSQNQSIFEKENHDSSFYRGVYFLIGAGALMMLVGFLGCCGAVQESQCMLGLFFGFLLVILAIGIAAAVLGYYHKDQVIEELQAFYRDTYDKLKSKDEPQRETLKAIHYALDCCGLVGGVEQFISDICPKKDFVSNISMKPCPDAIREVFNNKFHIIIAVAIGVAVVMVFGMIFSLVLCCAIRRSRDMV, from the exons CTCTCCGGAATCGCAGTGCTTGCCATTGGACTATGGCTCCGATTCGACTCCCAGAACCAGAGCATCTTTGAGAAAGAAAATCATGATTCCAGCTTCTACAGAG GGGTTTACTTTCTGATTGGAGCCGGTGCCCTCATGATGCTCGTGGGCTTCCTGGGCTGCTGTGGGGCTGTGCAAGAGTCCCAGTGCATGCTGGGATTG TTCTTTGGCTTCCTCCTTGTGATACTTGCCATTGGAATAGCTGCGGCCGTTTTGGGATATTACCACAAAGACCAG GTGATTGAGGAACTCCAGGCATTTTACAGGGACACCTACGACAAGCTAAAAAGTAAGGACGAACCCCAGCGTGAGACGCTGAAAGCCATCCACTATGCG TTGGACTGCTGTGGTTTGGTTGGGGGTGTAGAACAGTTTATCTCGGACATCTGCCCAAAAAAGGACTTTGTCTCAAACATCTCCATGAAG CCCTGCCCTGACGCCATCCGAGAGGTCTTTAACAACAAATTCCACATCATCATCGCCGTGGCCATCGGGGTTGCTGTGGTGATG GTCTTCGGCATGATCTTCAGCTTAGTCCTGTGCTGTGCCATCCGCCGGAGCCGCGATATGGTCTAG
- the CD9 gene encoding CD9 antigen isoform X2 — MMLVGFLGCCGAVQESQCMLGLFFGFLLVILAIGIAAAVLGYYHKDQVIEELQAFYRDTYDKLKSKDEPQRETLKAIHYALDCCGLVGGVEQFISDICPKKDFVSNISMKPCPDAIREVFNNKFHIIIAVAIGVAVVMVFGMIFSLVLCCAIRRSRDMV, encoded by the exons ATGATGCTCGTGGGCTTCCTGGGCTGCTGTGGGGCTGTGCAAGAGTCCCAGTGCATGCTGGGATTG TTCTTTGGCTTCCTCCTTGTGATACTTGCCATTGGAATAGCTGCGGCCGTTTTGGGATATTACCACAAAGACCAG GTGATTGAGGAACTCCAGGCATTTTACAGGGACACCTACGACAAGCTAAAAAGTAAGGACGAACCCCAGCGTGAGACGCTGAAAGCCATCCACTATGCG TTGGACTGCTGTGGTTTGGTTGGGGGTGTAGAACAGTTTATCTCGGACATCTGCCCAAAAAAGGACTTTGTCTCAAACATCTCCATGAAG CCCTGCCCTGACGCCATCCGAGAGGTCTTTAACAACAAATTCCACATCATCATCGCCGTGGCCATCGGGGTTGCTGTGGTGATG GTCTTCGGCATGATCTTCAGCTTAGTCCTGTGCTGTGCCATCCGCCGGAGCCGCGATATGGTCTAG